Within Quercus lobata isolate SW786 unplaced genomic scaffold, ValleyOak3.0 Primary Assembly Scq3eQI_356, whole genome shotgun sequence, the genomic segment ACTTGGCAGGTTTTCTAATGACATCCCAAATTTAGCACTTtgttgaaattataatttttattatttttaaacccGGGTTGATGCTTTACTACCTTTTGTTAGGGTATGAGGATGGCAGAAGAGAGAGTGCTGATGGCCTTAATCTTGTTGAAAGTACCATACCTTTAAGAAAACTCTAtgtatttcacttttttgaatGCGTTAAATTATAGACTACTATTCCATAATGATAGTGACTAattaactatattttttttttagtgatctcATTTGTAACGAAAGCCAAAAGTTCAACAAGACCAATGGTGCCTTCTTCACATAAGAAGAATTTTCCACCTGTAAGTGTTTCCACTACTGTGAAGAAACATACAGCTTCAAAAGTGCGACTTTCTGGAAAGAAAGCCAATTGTTTGGCTTCTGCACTGAAAGGAAGGTATGTACAGAAAGTTCAATCTATTTGTTGAAGCACATATATAAGTGTATACAAATACTGAAATACCCAATTGAAACATTtgtatattttttcatttgaagGAAACTAATTGATGAAGCAATTCATCGGACCACATCTAAGAAGGTATCCaatattttgctttattttgcttttttacTGAATATCAAGTAATCATGATACTGGCTAGATCATATTTTGTGCAAAGATTAGAAACCTGCAACTTATCTTAATTCACTTTCTAGGAAATGGACATAATAGGAGTTTGTCAGGGGACGAAAATAATACTTTCTCAATTGtaatataagagatttggaAAATTATGAGGCTCAGGTACCTAGATAAAAGATGGTTTTTCATGTTTGTAAAGAAGCCTAATAAGCTTTGTTTTGTTGCAGGCAAATGCCGACTGCagtaagaaaatataattaaatatccATGCATTAGCAGCAACATCAGAAACAAAACAGCAATAACAAAAAATAGGCCAAGGAATTTAAACTTTTGACTTTGGTAATTTATTGGATTGGTCATAGATAGAAaggataattttgaaaattgagagAAATTTGGAAGATTTCAAACTCTTAGAGAAATTTGGAAGATTTCGAACAATCTGCTAATTTATCCATAGTCGTTGCTCGTGGAATGAATTATCTAAAATTCAATGACATTTGTTAGCTGCCATATGGAACATCCCAGATCTCCACCCATTACTTCTTGcttacatattattttaaaatttaaacatccATCAATCCCAAATAGCTTTaccattttataaaaagttCTATAATTCAAAACTCGGTTAAtcctacaaaaaaaatatatgacagATGAAGTACCAAGTAACAAATTCTTAAAATGGTAAAAGTCTTTTTTTATCGAATAAGATTTTTGGGATTCAAACACTTCTTATGCAAAAAACCAATGAGTGTCTTAGTCTGTGAGAAAAGTAATCATCATAAAATAGATGTCATATATTGAAATTCTATCTTATCTAAAAGCAAGTAACAAATTCTTGGTAATCTAGTTATACCAGGAAAAAGCATATGATAGCAATGCACCACCCGTCAGGGCCCTTTCCTCTGGCTCCTTAAGGAACAACTTATCCTCCATGTAGTTTTGAATGTCCCTGATTGTTGCACTTAACTTTAGATCTTCACGAGCTAGATCTTCACATGCTTTCAATTCTTGTAGAAAGTTGTTCCAGATGTAGCTTAGTACTTTGATGAATCGAGTTTTATATTTTCTGAAGAGAGCAAACCCTGCCATCtgtaaaaacataatttaaaaaaataataataattaattaattaaaaaaaaataactttaaaaggGCTTTCAAATATTGTTTTGCAAATGGCATTATGTTTCTGTATCAACTTTCTTTCAGGAAGGCACTCAGTGCAACCGCTGTATCTCTATTGACAGGCATAGTATTTAAGAACCTTGCCATCCATGCCCAACCTTCATTGAGGCCATGTGTGTTCTGGAAACCCTGTACTTCTGTCTGCCAAAACAATCATTCTTGGTAAGCTTCTTTTGCTTTCAGAGATGAAGTAAGGGATAAAGGAAAGGTGTGACAATAGCACCATGTCAAGAGAGCTGGGGTTTTGTAAATTGCACattgctaaaaataaagcaTTTCAACACCGCAAAAGTCAAAAGCATAAGATcatattatcaacaaaaaaaaaaaaaaatcttttgaacaCTTTCCAGATACCAAATAAAATCCCACATTTTCCAACTTTAAGCTTGTTAACATGTATATTCCAAAACTTTCTGTCTGTTTCTGCCATTCTATGAACAATCCAACCAAAAACTGAATCTAGGTAGAACACAAGAGCATGCCTTTGGCCAGATTTATGAATTTACCTTCTTTGCAAATGCTGCCATGCCGAGAGATTGGGGGCAATGAGGATCATggaaaatctaaacaatttcaCATGCCTTTTCATTGCAATTGGTAAATCAATACAAACAAGATCCAAAAGTATTAGTTACTTTTGTGGTGAAGAATTATAACCAAAACGAATGCCATGAATAAAACAAGAATTTGAGTTCTTTAACAATGAGGCTTTATTAGCATTAGAAGGGAATGATTCTTGTGTACAGCTCCTCAAGAATAGGGAAAACCTTCCTCTATCTAAAGAGGCTGAAGCAGcaactacaagtctacaacatTCACAAATGAATGAAAGATCATAAATCAGCCAGTTTGATCAGTAGCAATCACTTTTTTAGTTCAAAGTCTTGAATAATACagtaatttataataataaataaataaataaacccttaAGGCAGTCCAGGGAAAAAGGGCTGGCACTTAATTTACTGGTCTGACCAGCTGTAAAGGCAagcaaaaaccttttttttttcttttttttttttttcttttttttaatttataatcaaGTAAAGCAAAAACTAGGTCCTTCATAGCAGTGTCATGCTGCAATTTGCTGGGGTGAAGTGAAAACATTGATGCCGTTACAATACTCatcatgataaaaaaatttagataaagtAATACAGATAATAaagacaaaccaaaaaaaaattcattgataaTAAAACGTTTCGCTAGAATGCAGCAATAATCAAATCTATCTCACCTGACAACTTTCGTTGACCTACGTATTTGATTTATCGACCTTTTAATAAGCTTTTCATAGCTGCTCAAAtcctaacaaaaaataagacCACATCACCTACCGATATAAAGGAAACAAGTCACATAGCCTATAACTTAGACTTCAATAAAATAACAGACACAAAATCAGAATTCTAATCTACAATAACAGTATCTAGGTgagtaataagtaataacattagcctttttaatatataaggcccaaataaaatttaggaaaatatattccagtttttcaaaatttgtgtaGTCTTGCCTGATCAAAATTTAAAGCACTTTCTGCAGCCCAAAGTACTTTACCTATCATCACATTGCCGATTGATGAGGGAAAAATATTAAACGAGACAAGTCACTAAACAACAAACACAAAGCATGTTATAATCAAATccacttcattaaaatttcttaacttccacctcctttaaaaaccaaaacaatctCAAACTTCCAactatttctccaaaaaattcACTAACTTAATAAACATAGACaatgaaaaataaggacacagaattttgaatacattttttCCACCTTAAACAGTAATTCACTTAAGTTGTCCACCCCAAATCCAAAACTTACACATTCAATGAGATACAAAAAATAACATTCTGAGTCAATACAAGCACCAaacaagtttcaatttttttttatttcttttaagcAAAAGCCCTAAAAGTTGATTTGATGCTCGAAACCAGAACACTATAATAGCCGGGAACAGTAAACCACCAATCCTAAAACTTTCTAgtcaaacaaaaataacccCAACACCAAATAGTGCAGTCATTAACATGcatattcaaatataatttacataattgTTTCTCAGCACAATACAATGTGCCCCCACTAAGCCATACAAGCAACTGAACAAACTCCCCTAGGATGACCTAGTCAGATACTTGATCCAGGCCAGTCGTCCATCCGAAGTGAAGTTGACGAAAGCTTCCCTCCATTCAGCCTTTACTAATTTTTCAGTGGCCTTGAACATGGTTTCATCATCAAGATCATTAGACATAGAGATCAAAATTTTTGTGGCCCTTGTCACTGAGAAATCAGGAACTTGTGCAGATTCTACAGTGTTTCGACTTTTAGGGGCTCTGGCAAAGGACACAGCTTTCCTCTTCTTCATGCGTGAGGTGTCGGTGTGAGCTGGCTGCTTCCCTTTTGGGTTGCTGCCTTGCTCGTCCCCATCAACTGCACTGACATGTTGGGCAGAGGATTGTGCAACCGTGGGGAGGAGCTGTCTTAGCAACCCATAGTGGTCCAGCCCCTTTTTGCAAAAGTCGTTGTACTTACTGTTCGACTAGAAACAGACAAGATGTGGTATACATGGGATTAGAGATACCGGAATACATAGGATTGTTTACATtaagaatttaaagaataaaCGGCGTGAAAATTGATTAAACGTATAACACTCACCTTCACTGCATCTAACCACGCCGCATCACTTCCTTTGACGATGTTAGCATCAGAATCCCATTCCATATCGGTTCTGTCAATTAGTTGGGAAAACGCTCTGTATTTCTTTTTAAGCcgtttaaaattttcttttatttgattgacGCTATAGTATTTTCCGGTTCGATTGTTAAACTCCTCTGTGACAACTGGCCCAAGGTCTTTCTTCATTATCCCATTACAAATGTTCCCTTTAGCTGCTGCTTctaacaaaatttcaatgaacTGCTTTTCAACTGGTTCAGGCCATACCTTCGAATCCGCAGCATTCGATGTCTCTGCGATCTAATAGGACATACACACTTAAGGcctaaatatttgttttataatttctcAACTTGACCCTAACCCTATGTACCAAACAAGTTGTAGAGTTATGTATAAAAGAAAGTAATGCATCCAGAGCAATAGAGAGTGAAGATTAACTCAAAGCAGTTATACATATATGAACAGTTAGAAGGGCATGGAGGAAAAACGTGTCCAACATCAAGAGCAACAAGCAACAATGAACAGCAACCAAGAACAAATTTCAGTAACGGTAAACATatcatttttgaatttaacaGAAACATTAAACACTTACCTTAGGTGCAGAAACGTCGTTGGAGGAGGATGATGAAGATGGTGCAAAGACTGAGAAGGACAAAGCGAGCTCCATATGTAATGCCAGACGTGGGGTGAAGGGCAATTAAAGTAAGAATTTGCCTCACAGCAAGtggaaaaaaaacaatctataaagttttctctttgaagctcaaaatcaaaatatgaatatgcctcactgaatatatatatatatatatatatatttctatgaCTAACAATGGATAAATGATTTACTTAGCAAACAGTTTCTTAAACAAAATCAAGATATTGAGACCCAAActtcatttctttaatttttcaaattcttaGCACAAATTCaatagataaaaaagaaaaggagaaattCTCAGCAGCCAAAGTGAAAGTCAGAACCAAatcaaaagaattataaaaaaaaaaaaaaaaaaatttccaagctCGAGTTCAAATAGAAGATCGTAAGCAAACGCTGAAAATATGAGATTTCTCAGAGAAGAGAGGAATGTAACCACCTTCCTTGTACTCCCCCCGATCTTCCTTCCTTGAAGGCTCAgttctcaaaatttgaattgCGAATACCAAAACTGGCAAACCAATTAGTATCAAAATCTCAGTGATCAAGGGTGTAGCTGGGCTGTGCGAGTAGATTGGCTTTGATTTTGGGGGAGAAGTGAAGGACAACGTGATCAGCAGGCCGTTGGGGAAAGAGAGAATCCTGGGGAGTGAGAATGTGAGAGTGAAAAGAAGACGAAAGGGAAAGAGGGGAGACTGGACAGTGGTAAATGGAGGCAGGGTAGGTTGGCTCTGGGAATGGTGGATAGAGGAGTAAATATGAATCAAACTTGAGTTTAATATAGAACCAAACTTAAAATATTTCCATCTTTGAAAGTATGCTTAAATTAGTAGACACACGCACGCACACATTATTTTTGAACATAGAATAGCTCCGGATGTATGAGCCAcgaagatttttaaaaaaaaaataatattgttatatttttggataaaatgaGTTATGGTTGGTTTCTAAGACTGACTAACTAGCTTTGAACTCAATGAgatatagtttataaaaatagataTCTCTTTGCTTTAATAAATCACTCCAGCGTCTTTCATTATttccaaataattaattattagaaCAATCTAcgtcaaaaataataaaatgtccAAAATTAACCTCCGCCAGAACTTGTACACATATATAATAGAGATCAGCTTTGTATTGCCAGAAGTCAACCCATCTTGAGTTCATGACACAATCCATGTGAATGAAGTGAAACCTTAAACATCAGAGCATGAATCTATGTGAATAGAACACTTACAATTCGAAAGAGACGGATCCTGCTGCTTTCCTGATGGTACCTGCCCATGCCTCTCGGCCAACATCGTACTCCTCAAAACCATCGTTGGATTTGTAAACAGTTCATTGAGCTTAAGCTCCAAAACAGAGTGCAGCTCCTGAGCTTTGTTAACATATTGGGTCTGCgctttttcaaattcaaacaatAGCTGCCCCAAGGAACAAAGAgggaaattaaatttattaactaATTATAACTAAGCAAGAAACTCAGTGAATTGGAAACTGACCGCttctttatgattttttagTTCCTCCTCCATTTTTTTACGAATTATTTGCAGCTCACTATTGCACGGGTCTGAATGCGAGCTCATAGCATTGCGTGTAGGAATCTGAGCAGGTTGGTTGGATGTATGGCCTCCAGAGCTTAGTTGATGTTCGATGCCACCAGCTGAACTAACTTGCAATGGGGCAGCCATGGAGATTGGTGTGCATTCATCTTGGAACACCTGCACACacacaaattaattaataagacTTGGATGGCCAAGGAAAATCTCtatttttaattacataatGCCATATAATATCAGCCACGTGATTATAATACATATTGACACTGGAATACACCATACCTGTTCAAATGGCACACAACTACCTTTATCAACCTTGCGCTTCTTTATAACTTTTTCAGAGACAACTTTGGGGGTATTTTTTCCCTTCAAcaatttattccaataattactCGGTTCTGCATAATCTTCCTGTGAAATTTCAAGCAGCTCAATAGGCATTTGGGAACTCATGTAGTAAGATCCCTCTACTTTAACTTTCAAAATTACAGACAAGTTAATTGTCCCTGTGCCTTCACCATTCAGAAGAAGCTGCTCTATATCTCTCATTAGTGATTTTTCTGACATAGTATTTGCACTGGAGACTGGAGTATTGCCACAATTGAGCTCCCTCAAAGTAAGAAATAAATTATCTGCCCCCCTCATGAGCAAATTATGACAAGTAATCCAGCTCATCTTCTGTAagctatcaattttttttttcccctttgcaaagaataaaatattttcttccacTGTAAAAGGCGAATATAAACGAAATATTTTTATCTGTTCAGGCTGTGATTCAAGTTTTATCCTTTCCAGAGCTTTTAAACTTTTCATAGGGGTCCAGTCGCTATTAAAAATGAACACAGTATTAACTGAAGATAAACTTATGACTGAAAGACATGCAtgtttttctaataaaaaaaggaacttCTTATGCTTCGCGTTGAACTCAGTCAACGCATCTACCCTCTTAGCAGGAATAGGGTCCCTTCCAACGTGTTCATAGGAATCTGAACCAAATTTTTGAATCAGGAAGTCATCCAAAATTCCTCCAATATAACTTCCAGAGGAACCAGTTTCCTGTTAATAAAAGATGTTTAGATAACAGTAGGAAACATATGTTGAACATTGTCCAAAAGGACCAAATCCCCAACAAACACCGAACACagaaaaaagagaatatatTCCTAGTTTGTTGGGTCTTGTTGGACATCCTTGGATGGGAGTAGACCTTCcaaaatgcattattttttagattcCTTGTATTTTTCATCTCTTTGGAGAGTTTTAGGCATATAACTAGTATATTCCATTGTTCTCCTCCGTTTCATTGTATATTGATATAAATACTATACTTGCTAGCAAGAGAAAAAATCATCAAGTCAAATgcagtaaaatgaaaaattattagagGGGATTCATTATTAAGCCTATTTCTAATTCAACAATTATTGTCCAGCCCACATATTTGAAATCATATTACCAAAACTGATTCATCAGATCTACATAATATCTACATCATATTACCAAAACTGATTCATCAGAGCCCACTCGTATTAGATGTAACCAATGTTAGTTTGACATGTAACAAACTCTCAAAATTCTGTTTGAAATAGAAAATTGATTCCTCAAGCAAAGAATTGATCATTTCAGATTTTGGCAGATGAAATGAACACTCGACATCTTCAGGCAAAATGACAGCGTGTTGATAAACAGAAGTCATCAAGAATGAATCAATAACATAGTACAAACTACAATTAAGAAGATGAGAGTTACTTATAGAGCAAAGGAGAAGAataaggaagaggaagaaaactTGGTCAGTATATTGCGTACTCGCCTCGTAGAGAATAAGCGCTTTTAAGGATTgtttattaatctcctcaagcATCCTGCCAAGAAGATTTAGCTTCCCACTTGCAGCTATTTCAACATTCTGTCGCTTAGCTTCGGTTGAGGATAATTCGGGGCTCCGTTCCGCGACTTGCAAATGTGTAGAGCACTGGCAGGAAACAGAACTTACGAAAATGTCAAGAAAACAGCAATAAAATTCATTCAGGGCTTCCATTCTTCAAAAGACTGTAAACAAATATAACATATCTCAACGTTCAAAAATATAGACTATTTTCTCCCTTCTTTCATTCAAAAGCATAGAGGAGCTCCACTTAAGATTTAAAAATGCGAATAACGAACACAACTCAACAAGTTCGTCATATAATCTTGGAACCGTACAAAGGGGTGAAAAAACACCAAAACCGTAGGAATGCAGAGAAGTAATGGAATAACATATAGACATCCAATGCAACCATGTGATTAATGCAAGAagtttaataacaaaaaacaaaaatcaacctTCTGTGTGGATGTCAAAATATTCCGTAGACCTTCTCTAAAAGAAGAATCTTTAGATTGTGTGCAAAGTATATTGCTTTTATCCGTTAGTATTTTGCAATATGTTTCCAACTGGCTATTGGTCAATTTTGCTGGCACCCAATACTCTGTATCGAAGTGCCTCCGATGAGATGACATTGCTGTGGGTAGAAAATGATTTGTACAAGAGATGGATAAAGAAACTGATGGTAAAACATCGATCTGTCaagagagatgaagaaagaacTCCATTATGTTTGTAGAAGAGAAGAACTCAGTCAATATAGGGTAGACTTGGTGTTATTTCTTGACCTCACGAGACACAGCTGATTAGATTTTCCTTCTTTCAAAGAAGCTTTTCAAGGAAGCTTCGGTCTTCCCAAGAGAGCCTAATGAGTAACAAGCACAAGTGAGAGATGCTTCGGAATCCACGATACCATGACTGACGTGACCAGCAAAATGTAGAGGTTACCTTAGACACTACAAAGCAGAAAAACAAGAGGGAAGTAAGGAGAAGAAGACAAAAGGGGTGAAAGTTGAAAAGGATGTTTGTTCTGTAGTTAAGATTGAGATGATAAGAAAGGAAAAGGTGGGGGACGAGGTTGACAAGAGGAGCGGGAAGAAACAGTGGGAAGAAATGATGAAAACAGTACAGAAATAAAGAGTAACATAAATAGACAAGATAGCTATACCTAAAAAGGGAAGACAAGGATGAAAACCGATGTGAAATAAAGAGGAGTTGACAACTTATCAGAGTTGAAAGAAACGCCGGCGCGGAGAGAGCTCTCAAAGAGGGAAAAATCTTTTCATCTTAGGTATATGAAAAGGAGCGAAAGCACCTACCATATATGTAACCATTTTTCTACTAGCACGATGGTTGCCACAATTTCATAAATTATGAATAGTAAAGTACCACTTTTACTCGATCATTAAAGTTGCgttcctttcttttattcattCATATTACATTCTGACCAATATATGTAACCATTTTTCTACCCTCACAATGGTTGCCACAATTTCATAGATTATGAATAGTAAAGTACCCCTTTTACTCGATCATTAAAGTTGCgttcctttcttttattcattCATATTACATTTTGACCAATATATGTAACCATTTTTCTACCAGCACAATGGTTGCCACAATTTCATAGATTATGAATACTAAAGTACCACTTTTACTCGATCACTAAAGTTGCGTTCCTTTCTTTTACTAAAGTTAGGAGTATTAGAGAATCTTGCTAAAGTTATACAATATATTGAGCagtattatttaatatttactatttaggCACTATTTAGAAAGTTGGAGTATTACACTAAAGTGCTAATTAATATGAGCTAGATGTAAACAACTtgacttgtaataattaaaagtaaagaaaagaggCAAAAGGAGAAACAAATATCATTTCTggaaataaattcataataaactAAGTCGTATCCTGGAGATAAATTTGCAGTACCTTTTATCATGAGTGCATATATTGTCTAAGTATAGCATATTGTTGTAGctccaaattcaaaaacattttgtttgattactgaatcactatattattttctttatgcaAATATAGTGAGAAAGTGCTGTctactccctttttttttcttttttctttttcttcttttaatttgagaaattttaaaTCCTCTTTAGTAGAGCTAAAGTGACAAAAACTGTGgcaataaagttaaaaaaaaaaaaaatagagaatctTTTACATACAAGAGTTGTATGTATGATGTACGAGATTTTCAAGTTTCTTTTGCATCAAAAGTTTCTTTTCCTCAAAGTTTGTACGAAATACAAACATATGAGTGTTGCTGGTGGTTTTGCAGAATTTacgaatttgaaaattttttggacaaaatttgttCTAATTGAAATGACGACATTTGTGAACATTTAAAACAGTTTATGGACGGTTATAACTCTTTACCCATGATATATAAACGATTCTACATCTCACCTTGAATGTCTTCTTCTTTCA encodes:
- the LOC115973203 gene encoding uncharacterized protein LOC115973203, which translates into the protein MSSHRRHFDTEYWVPAKLTNSQLETYCKILTDKSNILCTQSKDSSFREGLRNILTSTQKCSTHLQVAERSPELSSTEAKRQNVEIAASGKLNLLGRMLEEINKQSLKALILYEETGSSGSYIGGILDDFLIQKFGSDSYEHVGRDPIPAKRVDALTEFNAKHKNDWTPMKSLKALERIKLESQPEQIKIFHNLFLTLRELNCGNTPVSSANTMSEKSLMRDIEQLLLNGEGTGTINLSVILKVKVEGSYYMSSQMPIELLEISQEDYAEPSNYWNKLLKGKNTPKVVSEKVIKKRKVDKGSCVPFEQVFQDECTPISMAAPLQVSSAGGIEHQLSSGGHTSNQPAQIPTRNAMSSHSDPCNSELQIIRKKMEEELKNHKEALLFEFEKAQTQYVNKAQELHSVLELKLNELFTNPTMVLRSTMLAERHGQVPSGKQQDPSLSNFFAPSSSSSSNDVSAPKIAETSNAADSKVWPEPVEKQFIEILLEAAAKGNICNGIMKKDLGPVVTEEFNNRTGKYYSVNQIKENFKRLKKKYRAFSQLIDRTDMEWDSDANIVKGSDAAWLDAVKSNSKYNDFCKKGLDHYGLLRQLLPTVAQSSAQHVSAVDGDEQGSNPKGKQPAHTDTSRMKKRKAVSFARAPKSRNTVESAQVPDFSVTRATKILISMSNDLDDETMFKATEKLVKAEWREAFVNFTSDGRLAWIKYLTRSS